Proteins encoded together in one Agromyces sp. 3263 window:
- a CDS encoding Tad domain-containing protein, whose product MIPSPRLRLGDRFARERVVGEREVGERVVGERRSDEQGSTLLLTIFYCFLGLTIVMVVASATTLYLERKRLFTVADGAALAGAEAWPLESVRVDGDRLEFDLRDADVHRAAAEYLGAAATDLDHVELVRAASDDGRTATVTLRSVWYAPLSTELVPLTVPIEVTVMARSVFH is encoded by the coding sequence ATGATCCCGAGTCCTCGACTCCGGCTCGGCGACCGATTCGCCCGCGAGCGAGTCGTCGGCGAGCGAGAGGTCGGCGAGCGAGTGGTCGGCGAGCGACGGAGCGACGAGCAGGGCTCGACCCTCCTGCTCACCATCTTCTACTGCTTCCTCGGACTCACCATCGTCATGGTCGTGGCCTCAGCGACGACCCTCTACCTCGAACGCAAGCGACTCTTCACGGTGGCCGATGGGGCCGCCCTCGCGGGCGCCGAAGCGTGGCCGCTCGAGTCGGTTCGCGTCGACGGTGATCGCCTGGAGTTCGACCTGCGAGATGCCGACGTGCACCGCGCAGCGGCCGAATACCTCGGTGCGGCCGCGACCGACCTCGACCACGTCGAGCTGGTGCGGGCGGCCTCCGACGACGGCCGAACCGCGACGGTCACACTCCGCTCCGTGTGGTACGCGCCGCTCTCCACCGAGCTCGTGCCGCTCACCGTGCCGATCGAGGTGACGGTGATGGCGCGTTCCGTCTTCCACTGA
- a CDS encoding TadE/TadG family type IV pilus assembly protein: protein MSGVLRLGRGIAHGLANERGSAVAEFTLVGVLLTVLALAVVQLALALHVRNTVLDAAAEGARYAALAGSSPSDGIARTRDLIASAISADYGQDVTAGTTSIAGVPAIEVTVRTTMPVIGLLGVQQGLEVSGHAAVETLD, encoded by the coding sequence GTGTCCGGCGTGCTCCGCCTCGGCCGCGGGATCGCGCACGGGCTCGCGAACGAGCGGGGCTCAGCCGTCGCCGAGTTCACGCTCGTCGGCGTCCTGCTCACGGTCCTCGCGCTCGCGGTGGTCCAACTCGCCCTGGCGCTGCACGTGCGCAACACGGTGCTCGACGCGGCGGCCGAGGGAGCAAGATACGCGGCACTGGCCGGGTCGTCGCCGAGCGACGGAATCGCGCGCACCCGAGACCTCATCGCCTCCGCGATCTCCGCCGACTACGGGCAGGATGTGACGGCGGGTACGACCTCGATCGCGGGCGTGCCGGCGATCGAGGTCACCGTGCGCACCACGATGCCCGTCATCGGGCTCCTGGGCGTCCAGCAGGGGTTGGAGGTATCGGGCCATGCGGCGGTTGAGACCCTGGATTGA
- a CDS encoding type II secretion system F family protein, whose protein sequence is MASLNAISPTGLVLGAILGLGLWLIVSTVPRLGRPRLVERVAPYVADLSAEARAMLAQRPAGPAPVLGIVVAPLAHRARAIATEWLGGNEVIAKRLRQSGSSASVERFRGEQLAWGAGAFVAGAALAIAAPTFTALPAIVRVAMPVIGAALGAALRDWMLQRRARRRLARVSAELPTVLEFLTLSLTAGEGMLDAIRRIAAAGHGELPSEFARVVSAVGTGVPLSLALAELRDGLDHPALSRAVDQILGALERGAPLAAVLRSQAGDAREEAKRTIIELAGRKEIAMLVPLIFLILPVTVAFALFPGYLVLQTGF, encoded by the coding sequence ATGGCTTCGCTGAATGCGATCTCGCCGACGGGGCTCGTCCTCGGCGCGATCCTCGGGCTCGGGCTGTGGCTGATCGTCTCGACGGTGCCGCGGCTCGGACGGCCGCGTCTCGTGGAACGCGTCGCCCCGTACGTGGCCGACCTGTCCGCCGAGGCGCGAGCGATGCTGGCGCAGCGTCCGGCGGGACCGGCACCCGTCCTCGGCATCGTCGTCGCGCCGCTCGCCCACCGAGCCAGGGCCATCGCCACGGAGTGGCTCGGCGGCAACGAGGTGATCGCGAAGCGGCTGCGCCAGTCGGGCTCCAGCGCCTCCGTCGAGCGGTTCCGGGGCGAGCAGCTCGCCTGGGGGGCCGGCGCATTCGTGGCGGGCGCCGCGCTCGCGATCGCCGCCCCCACGTTCACCGCCCTGCCCGCGATCGTGCGCGTCGCCATGCCGGTGATCGGCGCGGCACTCGGTGCCGCGCTGCGCGACTGGATGCTGCAGCGTCGCGCTCGCCGTCGGCTCGCGCGGGTCTCGGCCGAGCTGCCCACCGTGCTCGAGTTCCTGACGCTCAGCCTCACGGCGGGCGAGGGCATGCTCGACGCGATCCGGCGGATCGCCGCCGCCGGCCACGGCGAACTGCCGAGCGAGTTCGCGCGCGTGGTGTCCGCGGTCGGAACCGGCGTCCCGCTCAGCCTCGCGCTCGCGGAACTCCGCGACGGCCTCGACCACCCGGCGCTCTCACGAGCCGTCGATCAGATCCTCGGCGCTCTCGAGCGCGGTGCGCCCCTCGCCGCCGTCCTGCGGTCGCAGGCGGGCGACGCCCGCGAGGAGGCGAAGCGCACCATCATCGAGCTGGCGGGCCGCAAGGAGATCGCGATGCTCGTTCCGCTGATCTTCCTGATTCTGCCCGTCACGGTGGCCTTCGCCCTGTTCCCCGGCTACCTCGTGCTGCAGACGGGCTTCTGA
- a CDS encoding type II secretion system F family protein: MSLILGGLLGLGVLLAVSPLLWPARRGTDGAPSPAFRGIHDDLALAGLGGVPLTAVGAVCAILAIILGAIAQAVFQIPVLTAVSAVLGAALVPLAVRGRASRRRAANRAVWPDVVDHLVASVRAGMSLPESVAALAELGPAPTRRAFAEFAGHYERTGNFVLSLDQLKATLADPVADRLLETLRMAREVGGSDVTAVLRGLSGYLREDAALRAEVIARQSWIRNAARLGVAAPWLLLVVLASRHETLVAYDSAAGSTLIIVGVVVTIVAYRLMVALGRLPEERRWLR, from the coding sequence ATGAGCCTCATCCTCGGCGGACTCCTCGGACTGGGCGTGCTGCTGGCGGTGTCACCACTGCTGTGGCCCGCGCGGCGGGGAACCGATGGCGCACCGTCACCGGCGTTCCGCGGCATCCACGACGACCTCGCCCTCGCCGGGCTCGGCGGGGTGCCCCTGACGGCGGTCGGCGCCGTGTGCGCCATCCTCGCGATCATCCTCGGCGCGATCGCGCAGGCGGTGTTCCAGATCCCCGTGCTCACCGCCGTCTCCGCGGTGCTCGGCGCCGCGCTCGTCCCGCTCGCAGTGCGCGGGCGCGCGTCCCGGCGACGTGCGGCGAACCGGGCGGTGTGGCCCGACGTGGTCGATCACCTCGTGGCGTCCGTTCGCGCCGGTATGTCGCTCCCCGAGAGCGTCGCCGCGCTCGCAGAACTCGGCCCGGCGCCCACCCGGCGCGCGTTCGCCGAGTTCGCCGGGCACTACGAGCGCACCGGCAACTTCGTGCTCTCCCTCGACCAGCTCAAGGCCACGCTGGCCGATCCCGTTGCCGACCGGCTGCTCGAGACCCTCCGCATGGCGCGGGAGGTGGGCGGCAGTGACGTCACCGCCGTGCTGCGCGGGCTCTCGGGCTACCTCCGCGAAGACGCGGCACTCCGCGCCGAGGTCATCGCCCGGCAGTCGTGGATCCGAAACGCCGCGCGCCTCGGCGTGGCCGCACCCTGGCTGCTCCTCGTCGTGCTGGCGTCTCGCCACGAGACCCTCGTCGCGTACGACTCGGCGGCAGGGTCGACCCTGATCATCGTCGGCGTCGTGGTGACGATCGTGGCATATCGGTTGATGGTCGCACTCGGTCGCCTGCCCGAGGAGCGCCGATGGCTTCGCTGA
- a CDS encoding ATPase, T2SS/T4P/T4SS family, whose translation MTDPVRTIADRVRTRVLREGVDLATDGSVAARYANEEVRRYSERALAGAHAQLGDEAGTARDVVASITGYGPLQPFFDDPTVEEIWINAPTRVFVARDGVAELTTVVLSDREVRELVERMLQHSGRRVDLSSPFVDASLPDGSRLHVAIPDVARSHWAVNIRKFRRSIRSLAQLVELGSLPLQAAEFLRMNVLAGANILVSGATHTGKTTLLNALMSAARVGDRVVTVEETFELDLDVRDLVSMQCRQPNLEGTGEITLRRLIKEALRMRPDRIVVGEVREAESLDLLIALNSGLPGMCTIHANSARDALVKLCTLPLLAGRNIDSSFVVPTVASCIDLVVHLGIDRDGVRRVLEIAAPTGATTDATVDVDPIFLRRGGRLVPTGARPARLEKFVAAGLDPALVLGGATG comes from the coding sequence ATGACCGACCCCGTGCGCACCATCGCCGACCGCGTGCGCACCAGGGTCCTCCGCGAGGGCGTCGATCTCGCCACCGACGGCAGCGTCGCGGCGCGCTACGCGAACGAGGAGGTGCGCCGCTACAGCGAGCGGGCGCTGGCCGGGGCGCACGCCCAGCTCGGCGACGAGGCCGGCACGGCGCGCGACGTCGTGGCCTCGATCACGGGCTATGGGCCGCTGCAGCCGTTCTTCGACGACCCCACGGTCGAGGAGATCTGGATCAACGCGCCCACCCGCGTGTTCGTCGCGCGAGACGGCGTCGCCGAGTTGACGACGGTCGTGCTCTCCGACCGCGAGGTGCGTGAGCTCGTCGAGCGGATGCTGCAGCATTCGGGGCGTCGGGTCGACCTGTCGTCGCCCTTCGTCGACGCGTCGCTGCCCGACGGCTCGCGCCTGCACGTCGCGATCCCCGATGTCGCACGTTCGCACTGGGCGGTGAACATCCGCAAGTTCCGGCGCAGCATCCGCTCGCTGGCGCAGCTCGTCGAGCTCGGCTCGCTGCCGCTGCAGGCCGCGGAGTTCCTGCGCATGAACGTGCTCGCGGGCGCGAACATCCTCGTGTCAGGGGCGACGCACACGGGCAAGACCACGCTGCTCAACGCACTCATGTCGGCGGCGCGGGTGGGCGACCGGGTCGTCACCGTCGAGGAGACGTTCGAGCTCGACCTCGACGTGCGCGACCTCGTGTCGATGCAGTGCCGCCAGCCCAACCTCGAGGGCACGGGTGAGATCACACTCCGGCGCCTCATCAAGGAGGCCCTGCGCATGCGACCCGACCGGATCGTGGTCGGCGAGGTGCGCGAGGCCGAGAGCCTCGACCTGCTCATCGCACTCAACTCGGGGCTGCCGGGGATGTGCACCATTCATGCCAACTCCGCCCGCGACGCCCTCGTGAAGCTGTGCACGCTGCCGCTGCTCGCGGGGCGCAACATCGACTCGTCGTTCGTGGTCCCCACCGTCGCGAGCTGCATCGACCTCGTCGTGCACCTCGGCATCGACCGCGACGGGGTGCGGCGCGTGCTCGAGATCGCCGCTCCCACCGGCGCGACGACGGATGCCACGGTCGACGTCGACCCCATCTTCCTCCGCCGCGGCGGCCGCCTCGTGCCGACCGGCGCCCGGCCCGCACGCCTCGAGAAGTTCGTCGCAGCCGGGCTCGATCCCGCGCTGGTGCTCGGCGGAGCGACGGGATGA
- a CDS encoding alpha/beta hydrolase, producing the protein MATEQQAGRVVMVHGAYADGSSWADVIPLLQQAGVSVMSVQNPLTSLADDAAATRRALDLQDGPTVLVAHSWGGTVISEAGDHPNVAGLVYVAARAPDAGEDYAALAGGYPKAPASAGLTFTDGFGRLDEGTFLAHFANGVPEERARVLYAAQGPIAETLFASRTTAAAWRTRPCWYAVSKQDHTIAPDLERFLADRMNATTIEVDAGHLSMITHPRVIADLVMEAIRATADRPTA; encoded by the coding sequence ATGGCGACCGAACAGCAGGCCGGACGGGTCGTGATGGTGCACGGCGCCTACGCCGACGGATCAAGCTGGGCCGACGTCATCCCGCTGCTGCAACAGGCGGGAGTGTCGGTGATGTCGGTGCAGAACCCGCTGACCTCACTGGCCGATGACGCCGCGGCCACGCGACGCGCGCTCGACCTGCAGGACGGGCCGACGGTGCTCGTCGCCCACTCGTGGGGCGGCACCGTGATCAGTGAGGCGGGCGACCATCCGAACGTCGCCGGCCTGGTCTACGTGGCGGCGCGGGCGCCTGATGCGGGCGAGGACTACGCCGCGCTCGCGGGCGGGTACCCCAAGGCGCCGGCGTCGGCCGGGCTCACCTTCACCGACGGCTTCGGCCGACTCGACGAGGGGACCTTCCTCGCGCACTTCGCCAACGGCGTGCCCGAGGAGCGCGCGCGGGTGCTCTACGCGGCCCAGGGTCCCATCGCCGAGACGCTCTTCGCGTCGCGCACGACGGCGGCGGCGTGGCGCACCCGACCGTGCTGGTACGCCGTCTCGAAGCAGGACCACACCATCGCCCCCGACCTCGAGCGGTTCCTCGCCGACCGCATGAACGCCACGACCATCGAGGTCGACGCCGGCCACCTCTCGATGATCACGCACCCGAGGGTGATCGCCGACCTCGTCATGGAGGCGATCCGGGCGACGGCAGACCGACCGACGGCCTAA
- a CDS encoding PadR family transcriptional regulator has translation MMQDIADSEAFTADLLRGHTDTIVLGVLRRHDSYGFEIYKSIREATGGAYEIKEATLYASYRRLVRDGLAEAYWGDESQGGRRKYYRITDAGRAAFRSNVANWVATRGIIDDLLGTAPTALKGTRA, from the coding sequence ATGATGCAAGACATTGCCGACAGCGAGGCGTTCACCGCCGACCTGCTCCGCGGCCATACCGACACGATCGTGCTCGGCGTGCTGCGACGACACGACAGCTACGGCTTCGAGATCTACAAGTCCATCCGCGAGGCCACGGGCGGCGCCTACGAGATCAAGGAGGCGACGCTCTACGCGAGCTACCGCCGCCTCGTGCGCGACGGCCTGGCCGAGGCCTACTGGGGCGACGAGTCCCAGGGCGGACGCCGCAAGTACTACCGCATCACCGATGCGGGCCGCGCCGCCTTCCGCTCGAACGTGGCCAACTGGGTCGCCACGCGCGGCATCATCGACGACCTCCTGGGCACCGCGCCCACCGCACTGAAAGGCACCCGCGCATGA
- a CDS encoding permease prefix domain 1-containing protein, protein MNATDPIRRSTDIHRLLDESFAGVEVTPETQDLKEEIRDNLLFRVAELEASGIEPSDAARRAIAELGDLRALVDSDSPAETPAATRTESAASAALRNRVRPKPGFVVRTVLLSIVAAAALALLVLGLFDVVSTSTAVLVTLSAVFGIALGFVTGDALRQETSASHPLPTGRAVGFGASTGALLAGLAFTAVVIVRLDLAWIILGALLVVAAIGVLSYLGATQTNRHKPWVLEQQRTANVANRFDEDPASAARFGIYTAAIWTVAFVVAIVLGFTVGWLWAPLALIAGFVVMLITLARMLFGADAKPKA, encoded by the coding sequence ATGAACGCGACCGACCCCATCCGCCGCAGCACCGACATCCACCGCCTCCTCGACGAGTCGTTCGCGGGCGTCGAGGTCACCCCTGAGACGCAGGACCTGAAGGAGGAGATCCGCGACAACCTCCTCTTCCGCGTCGCCGAGCTCGAGGCATCCGGCATCGAGCCGTCGGATGCCGCGCGCCGGGCGATCGCCGAGCTCGGCGACCTCCGCGCCCTCGTCGACAGCGACTCCCCCGCCGAGACGCCTGCGGCGACGCGCACCGAGTCCGCGGCATCCGCTGCGCTGCGCAACCGCGTGCGGCCGAAGCCCGGCTTCGTCGTGCGCACCGTGCTGCTCTCGATCGTCGCCGCCGCGGCCCTCGCGCTGCTCGTGCTCGGCCTGTTCGACGTGGTGTCGACCAGCACCGCGGTGCTCGTGACGCTCAGCGCGGTGTTCGGCATCGCCCTCGGGTTCGTCACGGGCGACGCCCTGCGGCAGGAGACCAGCGCGAGTCATCCGCTGCCCACCGGCCGCGCCGTCGGGTTCGGCGCATCGACCGGCGCGCTGCTGGCGGGCCTCGCGTTCACCGCCGTGGTGATCGTGCGGCTCGACCTCGCGTGGATCATCCTCGGCGCCCTGCTGGTCGTCGCCGCCATCGGCGTGCTGAGCTACCTCGGCGCCACGCAGACGAACCGGCACAAGCCGTGGGTGCTCGAGCAGCAGCGCACGGCGAACGTCGCGAACCGCTTCGACGAGGACCCGGCGTCGGCCGCCCGCTTCGGCATCTACACCGCCGCCATCTGGACCGTCGCGTTCGTGGTCGCCATCGTGCTCGGCTTCACCGTCGGATGGCTGTGGGCGCCCCTCGCGCTCATCGCCGGCTTCGTCGTGATGCTCATCACGCTCGCGCGCATGCTGTTCGGCGCCGACGCGAAGCCCAAGGCCTGA
- a CDS encoding ATP-dependent DNA ligase, giving the protein MGALVYNGQQTIELDDRVLAHLQVVIITKLRRRESFAFAWKEDGQETVCWFTQSIPLQFAYSGERPSELNREWVELLAMAANTTAGLFVMPEPEPVAGVAGTRDQECVPTVRRIPQPTRSARAARPLQELVSA; this is encoded by the coding sequence ATGGGAGCACTCGTCTACAACGGTCAGCAGACCATCGAGCTCGACGACCGCGTCCTGGCGCACCTCCAGGTCGTGATCATCACCAAGCTCCGGCGACGCGAATCCTTCGCGTTCGCGTGGAAGGAGGACGGACAGGAGACCGTGTGCTGGTTCACGCAGTCGATTCCGCTCCAGTTCGCCTACTCCGGTGAGCGGCCCTCGGAGCTGAATCGCGAGTGGGTGGAGCTTCTCGCCATGGCCGCGAACACCACCGCGGGACTGTTCGTCATGCCCGAACCCGAGCCCGTCGCAGGAGTCGCCGGGACGAGGGATCAGGAATGCGTTCCGACGGTCCGGCGCATACCCCAGCCGACGCGCTCCGCACGGGCGGCTCGCCCGCTGCAGGAGCTCGTCAGCGCCTGA
- the msuE gene encoding FMN reductase, with amino-acid sequence MPNISIVAVSGSLHSPSKTTVLVHEILEGFATALRSGSGNDLEVETHLIELSDIGREFSGALSRDDLSPIAEDALRRIESATLLIVASPVYRASFTGLFKHVFDFVGQYALIDKPVLLAATGGSDRHALIIEHQFRPLFSFFQAITLPIGVYASDTDFVDYRIDSQGLRDRIDQAIGRGLPVVRSTVLPVSEYVATW; translated from the coding sequence ATGCCGAACATCTCCATCGTCGCCGTCTCCGGAAGCCTGCACTCGCCGTCGAAGACCACCGTGCTCGTGCACGAGATCCTCGAGGGCTTCGCCACCGCCCTCCGCTCGGGGTCGGGCAACGACCTCGAGGTCGAGACGCACCTCATCGAGCTCTCCGACATCGGGCGCGAGTTCTCGGGCGCGCTGAGCCGGGACGACCTCAGCCCCATCGCCGAGGACGCGCTGCGCCGCATCGAGTCGGCGACCCTGCTCATCGTCGCCAGCCCCGTGTACCGGGCGTCGTTCACGGGCCTGTTCAAGCACGTGTTCGACTTCGTCGGGCAGTACGCGCTCATCGACAAGCCGGTGCTGCTCGCGGCGACGGGTGGCAGCGACCGGCACGCGCTCATCATCGAGCACCAGTTCCGCCCGCTGTTCTCGTTCTTCCAGGCGATCACGCTCCCGATCGGCGTCTACGCGAGCGACACCGACTTCGTCGACTACCGCATCGACTCGCAGGGCCTGCGTGACCGCATCGACCAGGCCATCGGCCGCGGCCTCCCGGTCGTCCGCTCCACGGTGCTGCCCGTGTCGGAGTACGTCGCGACCTGGTGA